The DNA region GCATCAAAGCTGCGATCTTGCGGTCACGCTCGGACACGGCCTTCAGGCCTCGACGCTTCACCTCCCTCACTATGCGCTCCACCTTCTGCGTCGTCTGCAGAGAGTGGCTCAGGTCGCCCAGGCTGAGGCTGCGGCCCATCAGGGAGTTGAATGTGGCCATAGTGCGAGCTCGGGGACTAGAGGCTTTAGCCCAGTGCTCTCGTGGTCCATCCCAGCTGTAAGAAGAGGAAGCACCTGACTCGGATGAGGTGCATGTAGTAGTAgttgtggtggtggaggtggaagaGCAGACGGGATCCATCTTCCGCTGTAAGGACTCCAGCGAATGGCTTTTTCCTGGCACCTTGACCTGACAGCCAAGATGTCCATTGTGCTGAGAGTACGGTGCTCCGGTTACGCCGTTCAGAGGCGTCCCAGAGCTCTGAACTGCAGGCTTTGTCActgatgatgataatgtggaGTTGGCTCTGGGGAAGGAGGGGGGTTTTGGTGTTGATCTGGGGAAAGTGTTAGAAGATTTACCACCTGAGGACTTCCTGACTACTGGAGGAGGGCCGGACGAGAGCGGGCGTGTGGTTTTTACTTCAGATGAAGAGGACAAAGGATGCTTGGAGGATCCTTGGAAACCACCCTTGGAGGACGGTGTGGAGGTTGTGGAAGCAGTTTTTGAGGACTGAGTAGATTTAGGGGAGGTACTGGATGCGGGGGCTTTAGATAAAAGAGTTGTACCTGTTTTAGAGGTTGACCCTGACGCTGTGGCTCTAGAGGATGCTCCAAAATCAGGGGCAGAGCTGGAGGTCACCGGCCCAGATTTAGGAGGCGGAGTGGAGCCAGAGGAAGATTtgtgctgctgctccacagAGGATGACGCACTGCTGCCGGTATTGACCGCCGCCTGCAGAATccttcttttttcctctctaacgatcctctccctctcctccctgcaCTGCCTCAGTTTGGCGTGCCTGTCCCTTTCGTAGACTTCAAACAGGCCTGTCGCCACACGCATGGAGCGGCCGGGAGCCTCCCGGGCGAAGTCAGCCAgcgggcggggcaggagctccACCGGTTTGACCCCACATCGAGCACACGCCTCCAGAGAGTGAGGGCTTGTTAGCACGTAACGGCTGCCCTCCGCGGCCGGCGAGTCAAAGTTGTATAGGTCCAGGTGCAATTTAGGTGACGGAGCTCTGTCAGTCTGAGTCTGTGGTTGCTCAGGTGGTTGCTCAGGTGGAGGCCCCTGAGGGGCGGTGGCGTCTGGCCCCTGAGGGGCGGAGGCGTCTGGCCCCTGAGGGGCAGAGGCGTCTGGCCCCGCCGGTGATGCAGTGTGGCTGGGGCTCGGCTCAGAACTGCCGGAGGGCGGCGTCTCGAACCCGGCGTCCCCCTCATCCTCTGTAGTCGTGCCATCGGCCTGTTCTGGCAGTCGAGGGTCTTCAGTGGCCACAGCTGGTGTGTCGAGCTGTGGGCCTTTACACTTGTTCTGCTCCTCAGCCTCCGAGGGGTCGACCATAGTTGGCTAATACTGCAGGTagagaagagggagggggggcaggGGTCAATGGAGTGATGGGAGGTCGTATGATAGGTGGATAAAATAGTAGGAAGAGGTTTCAATTAGAGGATTAGAGCATTCAATCCAGAGCTTAAGAGAGATGCAGTCTGTGGGGGAGGGTcagacatgcatgcatgcatgcacacatattCATGCACTGATTTTTACTCCAGATGAGACATTTCCCCCTTCAGGGAACTGACATAACACACGAAGTGTCCTTTAATAGAGAGAGTCTATTTTTGGCGGAGTTACTAGGCTGAGAGAATTTGATTACTCATAGCAATATTTTTTCACTCTACATCACACAATCAACCTACAACTACCTTTGAAATCAAACCTGGTGCTGCAACATATGTATTATTAATCAGTTT from Sebastes umbrosus isolate fSebUmb1 chromosome 16, fSebUmb1.pri, whole genome shotgun sequence includes:
- the ccdc177 gene encoding coiled-coil domain-containing protein 177 is translated as MVDPSEAEEQNKCKGPQLDTPAVATEDPRLPEQADGTTTEDEGDAGFETPPSGSSEPSPSHTASPAGPDASAPQGPDASAPQGPDATAPQGPPPEQPPEQPQTQTDRAPSPKLHLDLYNFDSPAAEGSRYVLTSPHSLEACARCGVKPVELLPRPLADFAREAPGRSMRVATGLFEVYERDRHAKLRQCREERERIVREEKRRILQAAVNTGSSASSSVEQQHKSSSGSTPPPKSGPVTSSSAPDFGASSRATASGSTSKTGTTLLSKAPASSTSPKSTQSSKTASTTSTPSSKGGFQGSSKHPLSSSSEVKTTRPLSSGPPPVVRKSSGGKSSNTFPRSTPKPPSFPRANSTLSSSVTKPAVQSSGTPLNGVTGAPYSQHNGHLGCQVKVPGKSHSLESLQRKMDPVCSSTSTTTTTTTCTSSESGASSSYSWDGPREHWAKASSPRARTMATFNSLMGRSLSLGDLSHSLQTTQKVERIVREVKRRGLKAVSERDRKIAALMLARYQEEDIMSQTRYVAHLQWDSERRMDELRREQEDREKQRAVLQCQRVWQTQVSIRQRRLSQQERLSAAAKMRQAEESEERWRELAEQQERNRLLRLQQAAREEKHKKSLQEQNLKALEEERAAMLEQERLLLKEKLTMAELKRQEKEHQGQEDRRGLNKAEKRRHAALIQEIARREQEEREEARRAAEVKLSRSLENYEQIVERRGQELKEKAKREEKQIQKARKAAEKREKQQQQQMEARVKEAEKRAQQAALVAEEKAKEKAQRAVHTRQEKEKLQKLNRQRVEDEEKQRRLELLQSIERKLEKSEQIFKEKRAVLESARSVAQASFHVRDKVREETNMRTFDKMALEAQLKASLDEK